A single region of the Triticum dicoccoides isolate Atlit2015 ecotype Zavitan chromosome 2B, WEW_v2.0, whole genome shotgun sequence genome encodes:
- the LOC119361340 gene encoding uncharacterized protein LOC119361340 codes for MARGRGTGRRISRRRPPKAVRGGGEDRISALPDDLLLLILRRVDTRTALGTASLSRRWSRLPPELPALDFNVFDVLPERYCGWLRLHLRIDDPTDESILANLMRYERRAMRALASFIQSRLLLDAPRRLRRLRLQFFSADNSSGLINRLVAKAIDDWGVSSLEAVATPFYTQPVAAHAFPGHGLCERPRASRLRKLKLAGCAALPPLHEHGALTKLVLQDMPESVPVAAYEAVLASCPQLQVLHLVCCLCRGTEVLTVDAPMSRVRELVVDRCEFLKTIRMAALPGLEKLASLGTRVSFESAASFPRLSQCNLAWFSDAQPVRTVLDFIGRTRTPDIASLIIRFTGEPERWIVPWSHPSSLLPNLTRLLVADVPSSWDVSWPRLLLEAAPSLETLHIHVAACVKEPGAEISWGAAVPPHHHGLKEFVMVGFEGTARQVYLVRFVMGACTALRCVAVFKEGHVRDKGYWDWEIIVAQPHSWTHEEGNNMLGQIMDGASSSAASFFG; via the coding sequence ATGGCCAGGGGACGCGGGACGGGTCGGAGGATCTCACGCCGGCGGCCGCCGAAGGCGGTCCGAGGCGGCGGCGAAGACAGGATCAGCGCCCTCCCTGAtgatctcctcctcctcatcctgcgCCGCGTCGACACCCGCACGGCGCTCGGCACTGCGTCGCTTTCCAGGCGCTGGTCCCGCCTTCCCCCCGAGCTCCCCGCCTTGGACTTCAATGTCTTCGACGTGCTCCCGGAGCGCTACTGCGGCTGGCTCCGCCTCCATCTCAGGATCGACGACCCCACGGATGAGAGTATCCTGGCTAACTTGATGAGGTACGAGCGCCGCGCCATGCGCGCCCTGGCCAGCTTCATCCAGAGCCGCCTCTTGCTGGACGCTCCCCGGAGGCTCCGCCGGCTGAGGCTCCAGTTCTTCTCCGCCGACAATAGCAGCGGCCTCATCAACCGGCTCGTCGCCAAGGCCATCGACGACTGGGGGGTCAGCAGTCTGGAGGCTGTCGCCACGCCGTTCTACACGCAGCCGGTCGCCGCCCACGCTTTCCCCGGCCACGGCCTCTGCGAGCGTCCCCGCGCGTCCCGCCTGCGGAAGCTCAAGCTCGCAGGCTGCGCCGCGCTCCCGCCGCTGCACGAGCACGGCGCGCTCACCAAGCTCGTCCTGCAAGACATGCCGGAATCGGTGCCCGTCGCGGCGTACGAGGCCGTGCTCGCCTCGTGCCCGCAGCTGCAGGTGCTGCACCTCGTGTGCTGCCTCTGCCGCGGCACCGAGGTCTTGACCGTCGACGCCCCCATGTCGCGGGTCAGGGAGCTCGTCGTCGACAGGTGCGAGTTCCTGAAGACGATACGCATGGCGGCCCTTCCCGGCCTCGAGAAACTAGCCTCCCTCGGAACCAGGGTGTCCTTCGAGTCCGCCGCCTCGTTTCCCCGCCTCAGCCAGTGCAACCTCGCCTGGTTCTCCGACGCCCAGCCGGTAAGGACGGTGCTCGACTTCATCGGACGGACACGGACCCCGGACATTGCCAGCCTCATTATCCGGTTCACCGGTGAACCGGAGAGGTGGATCGTGCCGTGGAGCCACCCGTCGTCGCTGCTGCCTAACCTGACAAGGCTGCTGGTCGCCGACGTGCCTTCGTCCTGGGACGTCTCGTGGCCCCGGCTCCTCCTCGAGGCGGCGCCTTCCCTCGAGACCCTCCATATCCACGTCGCCGCCTGCGTGAAGGAGCCCGGCGCGGAGATAAGCTGGGGGGCTGCCGTGCCTCCGCACCACCATGGCCTCAAGGAGTTCGTGATGGTTGGTTTCGAGGGGACGGCGAGGCAGGTTTACCTTGTCAGGTTCGTCATGGGAGCGTGCACGGCGCTGCGGTGTGTTGCCGTGTTCAAGGAAGGGCATGTTCGTGACAAGGGCTACTGGGACTGGGAGATCATCGTGGCGCAGCCACACTCATGGACCCACGAGGAGGGGAACAACATGCTGGGCCAGATCATGGATGGCGCTTCTTCCTCGGCTGCCTCGTTTTTTGGCTGA
- the LOC119368619 gene encoding tryptophan decarboxylase 1-like, producing MGSLGTNPMSFSAIPDEKAAFEPLNPEDVCAYLHKAVDFISDYYTNVESMPVLPNVKPGYLQDELSASPPTYSAPFDVTMKELRTSVVPGMTHWASPNFFAFFPSTNSAAAIAGDLIASAMNTVGFTWQASPAATEMEVLALDWLAQLLRLPTTFMNRTSTGRGTGGGVILGTTSEAMLVTLVAARDAALCRSGSVGVSDIPRLVVYAADQTHSTFFKACRLAGFDPANIRSIPTGPETNYGLDPAKLLEVMQADADASLVPTYVCATVGTTSSNAVDPVGAIADVASMFNAWVHVDAAYAGSACICPEFRHHLDGVERVDSISMSPHKWLLTCLDCTCLYVRDAHRLSDSLETNPEYLSNDATDSGEVTDLKDMQVGVGRRFRGLKLWMVMRTYGTAKLQEHIRSDVAMAKMFEDFVRADDRFEVVVPRNFALVCFRIKASGAMTEEDADEANRLLMENLNKTGKAYLAHTVVGDKFVLRFAVGSSLQEERHVRSAWDLIKKTTSSIMD from the coding sequence ATGGGCAGCTTGGGCACCAACCCCATGTCCTTCTCCGCCATCCCCGACGAAAAGGCAGCGTTCGAGCCGCTCAACCCCGAAGATGTCTGCGCATACCTCCACAAGGCCGTCGACTTCATCTCCGACTACTACACCAACGTCGAGTCCATGCCCGTTCTCCCTAACGTGAAGCCGGGGTACCTGCAAGACGAGCTCAGCGCGTCCCCGCCAACTTACTCTGCGCCATTCGACGTCACAATGAAGGAGCTCAGGACCTCCGTCGTCCCGGGCATGACGCATTGGGCTAGCCCCaacttcttcgccttcttcccctcCACCAACAGCGCCGCTGCGATCGCCGGCGACCTCATAGCCTCAGCCATGAACACCGTCGGATTCACGTGGCAGGCTTCGCCTGCAGCGACCGAGATGGAGGTCCTCGCTCTCGACTGGCTTGCGCAGCTCCTGCGCCTACCCACCACCTTCATGAACCGCACTAGCACTGGTCGTGGCACCGGCGGTGGCGTCATCCTTGGCACAACGAGCGAGGCAATGCTCGTGACGCTAGTCGCAGCCCGTGACGCGGCGCTGTGTCGGAGCGGCTCGGTCGGCGTTTCTGACATCCCACGGTTGGTTGTGTACGCTGCCGACCAGACCCACTCCACGTTCTTCAAGGCTTGTCGCCTCGCAGGCTTCGACCCCGCCAACATCCGGTCCATCCCTACCGGGCCGGAAACCAACTATGGGCTCGACCCGGCAAAGCTTCTCGAGGTCATGCAAGCTGATGCTGATGCCAGTCTCGTGCCAACATATGTCTGCGCGACCGTGGGCACCACATCTTCCAACGCCGTTGACCCGGTGGGTGCCATCGCGGACGTGGCCTCCATGTTCAATGCATGGGTCCACGTGGATGCTGCCTATGCTGGCAGCGCATGTATCTGCCCGGAGTTCCGCCACCATCTCGACGGGGTCGAGCGTGTGGACTCCATTAGCATGAGCCCACACAAATGGCTTCTCACATGCCTCGATTGCACATGTCTCTACGTCCGTGATGCTCACCGGCTAAGCGACTCGTTGGAGACCAACCCGGAGTACCTCAGCAATGATGCTACTGATTCCGGCGAGGTCACTGATCTTAAGGACATGCAGGTCGGCGTCGGTCGGCGCTTCCGTGGGCTCAAGCTCTGGATGGTCATGCGCACCTATGGTACCGCAAAGCTCCAAGAGCACATCCGTAGTGACGTTGCCATGGCCAAGATGTTTGAAGATTTCGTCCGTGCCGACGATAGGTTTGAGGTGGTCGTACCAAGGAACTTTGCTCTTGTGTGCTTTAGGATCAAGGCAAGTGGAGCCATGACGGAGGAGGATGCCGACGAGGCCAACCGTTTGCTAATGGAGAATCTCAACAAGACTGGCAAGGCTTATCTTGCCCACACGGTGGTCGGTGACAAATTTGTGCTCCGTTTCGCCGTTGGATCGTCGCTGCAGGAGGAGAGGCATGTGAGAAGTGCATGGGACCTCATCAAGAAGACCACGAGCAGTATCATGGATTAA
- the LOC119366097 gene encoding uncharacterized vacuolar membrane protein YML018C-like translates to MGPNLKYRAGLVLIVAVVLIWVTSAEVTQGIFANYKQPFAITYLGASLMVIYIPLAFLKDFIYRLLRRNSGSSKASKIASKSSFGGSAPLKNGEFHKMLEMEPQKTVVIKITDVDLPVLEETKPLICGIGECEGEVLKEQQLSTKEIAIYGLYLCPIWFVTEYLSNAALARTSVASTTVLSSTSGLFTLFIGVLLGQDSINAAKVIAVFVSMAGVAMTTMGQTWATDESEVSNSGATQRTLLGDMFGLMSAMSYGLFTVLLKKFAGGEGSEKVDVQKLFGFLGLFSLCLLWWLVWPLTALGIEPKFTMPHSAKVDEVVLANGLIGSVLSDYFWALSVVWTNPLVATLGMSLTIPLAMVADMVIHGRHYSAVYIFGSVQVFSGFVIANLADRVSRFLGL, encoded by the exons ATGGGTCCCAACCTCAAGTACCGGGCCGGGCTGGTCCTCATCGTCGCCGTCGTGCTCATATGGGTCACCTCCGCCGAGGTCACGCAG GGGATATTCGCTAACTACAAGCAACCATTTGCAATTACTTACTTGGGGGCCTCCCTTATGGTCATCTACATCCCGTTGGCATTTCTCAAGGATTTTATATACAGATTGTTGAGAAGGAATTCTGGAAGCAGCAAAGCCTCAAAAATCGCGAGCAAATCTTCCTTTGGCGGCAGCGCTCCTCTGAAGAATGGTGAATTTCACAAGATGCTCGAAATGGAACCACAGAAAACCGTGGTGATAAAAATTACTGATGTGGACCTTCCTGTACTAGAAGAGACGAAACCGCTTATTTGTGGAATTGGTGAATGTGAGGGTGAGGTTTTGAAGGAGCAACAGCTTTCCACCAAGGAGATTGCAATTTATGGGTTGTATCTTTGTCCCATATGGTTTGTTACAGAG TATTTGTCAAATGCTGCACTTGCAAGAACTAGTGTGGCAAGCACTACTGTACTATCTTCAACTTCGGGGCTCTTCACCCTTTTCATTGGTGTGCTACTTGGCCAAGATTCCATAAATGCTGCCAAAGTTATTGCTGTTTTTGTTAGCATGGCCGGTGTAGCAATGACAACTATGggccagacttgggcaacagatgAATCAGAAGTAAGCAATTCAGG GGCCACACAGAGGACTCTTCTAGGTGACATGTTCGGTCTTATGTCAGCTATGTCATATGGTCTATTCACTG TGCTTCTCAAAAAGTTTGCTGGAGGAGAAGGATCAGAAAAGGTTGATGTCCAAAAACTGTTTGGTTTTCTCGGACTTTTCAGTCTCTGTCTTCTCTGGTGGCTTG TGTGGCCATTAACTGCACTTGGCATTGAGCCAAAGTTTACAATGCCCCACTCAGCTAAAGTGGATGAAGTGGTGCTGGCAAATGGCCTTATTGGGAGCGTGCTATCGGACTACTTCTG GGCTCTTTCCGTGGTTTGGACTAATCCCTTGGTGGCCACGTTAGGCATGTCGCTCACAATTCCACTAGCAATGGTTGCTGACATGGTCATCCACGGTCGACATTATTCAGCAGTCTACATTTTTGGCTCTGTCCAG GTATTTTCTGGGTTCGTCATCGCCAATCTTGCCGACCGCGTTTCACGTTTCTTAGGTCTATAG